Proteins encoded in a region of the Armatimonadota bacterium genome:
- a CDS encoding cell division protein FtsH, producing the protein MNRSLRNVLVLAFLGLAFYLVVRGGPFRAFDSPQEVKYKRLLDLLDEDRVLQGEFDKDTFQFQTDDGSRYYVVLPDTPESRTDLHRKLEQKRVNFTFRRSVFSDALQGLLPMVLPLVLVVFFWFLILRQMQAGSNQALSFGRSRAKRASENVPKVTFDDVAGIDEAKEELQEIVEFLKNPKKFQALGAKIPKGVLLLGPPGCGKTLLARAIAGEAGVPFFHISGSDFVEMFVGVGASRVRDLFDTAKANRPCLVFIDEIDAVGRQRGAGLGGGHDEREQTLNQLLVEMDGFDPNTGVILLAATNRPDILDPALLRPGRFDRRIVVDTPDVNGRRDIFKVHLKGKPLADDVDPEALARRTPGFTGADIANLVNEAALLAARRDKQRIDMSDFEDAIERVIAGPERRSKIISEKEREMVAFHEVGHAIVGELLPNADPVQKVTILPRGRALGYTLQLPERDRYLLTRAQLLDEITSLLGGRAAEKIVYNEATTGANNDLERATEIARAMVCEYGMSERLGNLTFGRRHGNPFLGRDIMEDRNYSEEVAYAIDQEVRAIIDECFRRAVDILSSNREKMDEIVRVLLQKETIEREEFLALMEGAQPAEAISTWNTTPPQSPNAEQSAEAQQGATPRMPVTKRLRTEPGIA; encoded by the coding sequence TTGAACCGCAGTCTGCGTAACGTATTGGTGCTCGCTTTTCTGGGCTTGGCATTCTATCTGGTCGTACGCGGCGGACCGTTCCGCGCGTTCGACTCGCCGCAAGAGGTGAAGTATAAGCGTTTGCTCGACCTGCTCGACGAGGACCGGGTGCTGCAGGGCGAATTTGATAAGGATACCTTCCAGTTTCAGACCGATGACGGTTCGCGCTACTATGTGGTTCTGCCCGATACACCCGAATCGCGCACTGACCTGCACCGCAAGCTGGAACAGAAGCGGGTGAACTTTACCTTCCGCCGGTCGGTGTTCTCGGACGCATTACAGGGCTTGTTGCCGATGGTTCTGCCTCTGGTGCTGGTGGTCTTCTTCTGGTTCCTCATCCTGAGGCAGATGCAAGCGGGTAGCAATCAAGCACTGTCATTCGGGCGCAGCCGCGCCAAAAGGGCTTCCGAGAACGTGCCCAAAGTGACCTTCGACGATGTGGCGGGCATCGACGAAGCGAAAGAGGAGCTTCAGGAGATTGTAGAGTTCCTGAAGAACCCCAAGAAGTTCCAGGCGTTGGGCGCGAAAATTCCCAAAGGCGTGTTGTTGCTGGGACCGCCGGGTTGCGGTAAGACCCTGCTGGCTCGCGCTATCGCCGGCGAGGCAGGCGTGCCTTTCTTCCACATCAGCGGCTCCGATTTCGTGGAGATGTTCGTCGGTGTGGGTGCGTCGCGCGTGCGCGACCTGTTTGACACTGCCAAAGCCAATCGTCCCTGCCTGGTGTTCATCGACGAAATCGACGCGGTAGGGCGCCAGCGCGGCGCAGGACTAGGTGGCGGTCACGATGAACGCGAGCAGACGCTGAACCAGCTGCTGGTGGAGATGGACGGTTTCGACCCCAACACGGGCGTCATCTTGCTTGCCGCTACCAACCGTCCCGACATTCTGGACCCTGCCTTGCTGCGCCCCGGGCGATTTGACCGGCGCATCGTGGTAGACACGCCTGACGTGAACGGACGACGCGACATCTTCAAGGTGCATCTGAAAGGCAAACCGCTTGCCGATGATGTAGACCCTGAAGCGCTGGCACGACGCACGCCCGGCTTTACCGGCGCAGACATCGCTAACCTGGTGAACGAGGCGGCTTTGCTTGCCGCGCGACGTGATAAACAGCGCATCGATATGTCGGACTTCGAAGACGCTATCGAGCGCGTCATCGCTGGTCCCGAGCGGCGTAGCAAGATTATCAGCGAGAAAGAGCGGGAGATGGTGGCGTTCCACGAGGTAGGACACGCTATCGTGGGCGAGCTGTTGCCCAACGCCGACCCGGTGCAAAAGGTGACCATCCTGCCGCGTGGCCGGGCGCTGGGCTATACCCTGCAGTTGCCGGAACGCGATCGTTATCTGCTGACGCGCGCGCAACTGCTGGACGAAATCACCTCGTTGCTGGGCGGGCGTGCCGCAGAGAAAATCGTTTACAACGAGGCAACTACGGGGGCGAATAACGACCTCGAACGCGCCACCGAAATCGCCCGCGCGATGGTATGCGAATACGGTATGAGCGAGAGGCTGGGCAACCTCACTTTCGGAAGGCGGCACGGCAACCCCTTCTTGGGGCGCGACATCATGGAAGACCGCAACTACAGCGAAGAGGTTGCCTACGCAATTGACCAGGAAGTGCGCGCCATCATCGACGAGTGTTTCCGTCGTGCCGTGGATATCCTCTCCTCCAACCGCGAGAAGATGGACGAGATCGTGCGCGTGCTTCTGCAAAAGGAAACCATCGAGCGTGAGGAGTTCCTTGCGCTGATGGAAGGGGCGCAGCCGGCAGAGGCGATTAGCACGTGGAACACGACGCCGCCCCAAAGCCCCAACGCCGAGCAAAGTGCAGAAGCACAACAGGGGGCAACGCCTCGGATGCCGGTCACCAAACGACTGCGCACCGAACCGGGCATTGCGTAG
- a CDS encoding dehydrogenase yields the protein MSNRTLRVGLIGAGGIGRTHLASYDRVREAQVVAIADIHEDAARAAAQQAGAQVFREVEAMLEQVDLDAVDICTPPSAHLEAALLAMERGLHILCEKPLAHHPDAARQMVRAAEEKGVKLMTAFCHRFHPPIAALKRLIEAGELGEVVMFRNRFAGPFKGVEERWFSDKEVAGGGVLMDTSVHSIDLFRFLVGEVARVQAVTRQTNPAIGEVEDTAVALLSTSDNRMGVVEASWSLAAGFNVVEVYGTEGAAMVHYWDGFKSRYKTNKMDDWQPLEETGPDRFVGEIQHFVDACLGRTDLHVTGYDGLRAVEIVYQAYAAAQG from the coding sequence GTGAGTAACCGCACGCTTCGCGTTGGTTTGATTGGCGCCGGAGGTATCGGGCGGACGCACCTTGCCAGCTACGACCGCGTGCGTGAGGCGCAAGTCGTGGCGATAGCTGATATTCACGAAGATGCTGCTCGCGCTGCGGCACAGCAGGCAGGTGCGCAGGTGTTCCGGGAGGTAGAGGCGATGCTTGAGCAGGTGGATCTGGACGCAGTGGACATCTGCACGCCTCCCTCGGCGCATCTGGAAGCTGCTTTGCTGGCAATGGAACGCGGTTTGCACATCCTGTGTGAGAAACCGCTGGCACACCATCCCGACGCTGCCCGCCAGATGGTGCGTGCTGCTGAAGAGAAGGGTGTGAAGCTGATGACCGCTTTCTGCCATCGCTTTCATCCACCGATAGCGGCTCTCAAACGGCTCATTGAAGCGGGTGAGCTGGGCGAGGTAGTGATGTTTCGCAACCGCTTCGCCGGTCCGTTCAAAGGGGTGGAAGAGCGATGGTTCTCGGACAAGGAGGTCGCCGGGGGCGGTGTGCTGATGGACACCAGCGTACATAGCATCGACCTGTTCCGCTTTTTGGTGGGCGAGGTCGCCCGCGTGCAGGCAGTGACTCGTCAGACCAACCCCGCCATCGGCGAGGTGGAAGACACCGCCGTCGCGCTGCTGTCCACCAGCGATAACCGCATGGGCGTGGTGGAAGCCAGCTGGTCGCTTGCCGCCGGCTTCAATGTGGTGGAAGTGTACGGTACAGAAGGCGCGGCAATGGTGCACTACTGGGACGGCTTCAAGAGCCGATACAAGACGAACAAGATGGACGACTGGCAACCACTGGAAGAGACGGGTCCCGACCGCTTCGTGGGCGAGATACAACACTTTGTGGACGCCTGTTTGGGTAGAACCGACCTGCACGTAACAGGCTACGACGGCTTGCGAGCGGTAGAGATTGTGTATCAGGCGTACGCCGCAGCACAGGGTTAA
- a CDS encoding 2-dehydro-3-deoxygluconokinase, which produces MRVITFGETMLRLSPPGYQRIAQAERFEVAVAGTESNTAAVLAQLGVSVTWLSRLPDNPLGHLVAQRLRALGVDVEQVTWDSGCRLGLYFVEVGVTPRPTRVLYDRKGSAMSRWKRGEWDWHTLLKGVNLLHATGITPALSSDCLEATREALQIARQMNVTVSFDLNYRSLLWSPQQARQALEPLLSLVQVLIVSPADARTVLEVDAEDTEIAAQVQKRYGVPVVATPLRDQQSATTGRRYSVVAAEGKVWQSEGCPFEVIDPIGSGDAYDAGFLYGYLQGDIELAMRCADVLSALKHTVPGDVLFTSPEELRQLLLGIPKGIIR; this is translated from the coding sequence ATGCGCGTTATTACCTTCGGCGAGACAATGCTGCGACTGTCTCCGCCGGGTTATCAACGCATTGCACAGGCGGAGCGGTTCGAGGTAGCGGTTGCGGGTACAGAGAGCAACACCGCTGCGGTGCTGGCACAGCTTGGCGTTTCGGTCACATGGCTCTCTCGCCTGCCTGATAACCCGCTGGGGCATCTGGTGGCACAGCGATTGAGGGCGTTGGGGGTGGATGTGGAGCAAGTCACGTGGGACTCCGGGTGCCGGCTGGGATTGTATTTTGTGGAAGTGGGGGTGACGCCTCGTCCTACGCGCGTGCTCTACGATCGCAAAGGCTCCGCCATGAGCCGCTGGAAGCGCGGCGAATGGGATTGGCATACTCTGCTGAAGGGGGTGAATCTGCTGCACGCCACGGGAATCACCCCTGCCCTCAGCTCCGACTGCCTCGAAGCCACCCGCGAGGCGTTGCAAATCGCCAGGCAGATGAACGTGACCGTCTCGTTCGACCTGAACTACCGCTCCCTGCTCTGGTCGCCACAACAGGCACGTCAGGCACTGGAGCCGCTCCTCTCGCTGGTGCAGGTGCTGATAGTCTCTCCTGCCGATGCGCGCACCGTGCTGGAGGTCGATGCTGAAGACACCGAGATCGCCGCGCAGGTACAAAAACGCTATGGCGTTCCTGTGGTGGCTACCCCTTTACGGGACCAGCAATCGGCGACGACAGGGCGACGCTACAGCGTGGTCGCGGCGGAGGGGAAGGTATGGCAATCGGAGGGATGCCCTTTCGAGGTGATAGACCCTATCGGCAGCGGTGATGCCTACGATGCGGGCTTCCTGTACGGCTATCTGCAGGGCGATATCGAGCTGGCAATGCGCTGTGCAGACGTCCTATCCGCGCTCAAGCACACGGTGCCGGGGGATGTGTTGTTCACTTCACCGGAGGAGCTCCGGCAGCTGTTGCTGGGTATCCCCAAAGGAATCATCCGATAA
- a CDS encoding argininosuccinate synthase has translation MKKVVLVYSGGLDTSVCIPLMREEYGYDHVITVTVDVGQPEEDIQEAAEKARTLGTEHYTVPAKEEFARDYCFAAVRANASYEGYPVSTSIARPIIAAKAVEVAKQVGATAFAHGCTGKGNDQFRIEFTIRALMPDATIHAPIRERNMTRSWEIEYAKSRGVPITQSVEKIWSIDENLWGRSIEGGRLEEPDYAPPEEIYRWTRNPQEAPDAPREVRLDFDQGVPVAIDGEPLSPAALIAKLNRIAGENGVGRIDIMEDRMLGLKVRENYECPAAVTILTAHHALEALVLTREELRFKALVDAEWAQLAYYGLWFDPFKEDLEAFIANTQKRVTGTVWLRLYKGSLQVVGRSSPWALYSEELASFDTTAFDQRESTGMVKIFGLQARMYHALKQKHQEQL, from the coding sequence ATGAAAAAAGTGGTTCTGGTCTATTCCGGGGGGTTGGACACCTCGGTGTGCATTCCCCTGATGCGTGAAGAGTATGGCTACGATCACGTTATTACTGTGACGGTGGACGTGGGACAGCCAGAGGAGGACATTCAGGAGGCGGCGGAAAAGGCGCGCACGCTGGGCACCGAGCATTACACCGTGCCCGCCAAAGAGGAATTTGCCCGCGATTACTGCTTCGCTGCGGTGCGAGCCAACGCCAGCTACGAAGGCTACCCGGTCAGCACCTCTATTGCCCGTCCCATCATCGCGGCGAAGGCGGTGGAGGTAGCGAAGCAGGTGGGCGCGACGGCGTTCGCGCATGGCTGTACGGGCAAAGGCAACGACCAGTTCCGCATCGAGTTCACCATCCGCGCCTTAATGCCCGACGCCACTATCCACGCACCTATCCGCGAGCGCAACATGACCCGCTCTTGGGAGATTGAGTACGCCAAATCGCGCGGCGTGCCCATTACCCAGAGCGTGGAGAAAATCTGGAGCATCGATGAGAACCTGTGGGGACGCTCCATCGAAGGCGGCCGGCTGGAGGAACCCGACTACGCCCCGCCAGAAGAGATTTACCGCTGGACGCGCAACCCTCAAGAAGCTCCCGATGCCCCGCGCGAGGTGAGGCTGGATTTCGATCAGGGCGTGCCGGTAGCGATAGACGGTGAACCTCTCTCTCCCGCTGCGCTCATCGCTAAACTCAATCGCATCGCCGGTGAAAACGGCGTAGGGCGCATCGACATCATGGAAGACCGGATGCTGGGGTTGAAGGTGCGGGAGAACTACGAGTGCCCGGCAGCGGTCACCATCCTGACCGCGCATCACGCTCTGGAGGCGCTGGTGTTGACGCGCGAGGAACTGCGCTTCAAAGCACTGGTAGACGCCGAATGGGCGCAGCTGGCATACTACGGGCTGTGGTTCGACCCCTTCAAGGAAGACCTGGAGGCGTTTATCGCCAACACCCAGAAGCGTGTGACCGGAACGGTGTGGCTGCGCCTGTACAAGGGCAGCTTGCAGGTAGTTGGGCGAAGCAGCCCGTGGGCACTGTACTCGGAGGAGCTGGCGTCGTTCGATACCACTGCCTTCGACCAGCGCGAGAGTACCGGCATGGTGAAGATTTTCGGCTTGCAGGCGCGGATGTACCATGCGCTGAAGCAGAAACATCAAGAGCAGCTATGA
- the tilS gene encoding tRNA(Ile)-lysidine synthase, which yields MELLALFEDALRAHSLVEPGQRVLVAFSGGADSTALLHLFTRLRESWSLDITAAHLNHALRGEQSDADESHCRQVCTEWRVPFFSRKVEVEQQARQRRLSIEVAAREARYAFLHEVADAIEADAIALGHTRDDQVETVLLNLTRGTGTAGLAGMPVRRGRIVRPLLQTSRQQIRAYCALHGLRFVEDVSNLDPRYSRNRIRHRVLPEMRCINPRADEAIERLARVLREEENWWQGYLQNMEPEFTLHRTESEWYLSLDWLVGQPEAVQRRVIRYAVQQLSPNGRELEFEQVERLREAMRTRSRAGVTLHGGQLHVAVSQRTLKVWWKRDVPSVAYEMVVQIPGETPIPPAGVTLFAEYSVLPDAHLWRQDNWEVWCDASQISGQLVARSWRRGDRVQPVGMLGHRKLSDIFVDRKVPIHLRQRVPVVCDDEGIVWVVGLCLAHRVRCTPETRQTVHLWAQPRGGW from the coding sequence ATGGAACTGCTTGCCCTCTTCGAAGACGCACTGCGCGCACATTCTCTTGTGGAGCCAGGACAGAGAGTGCTCGTCGCTTTCTCGGGAGGAGCGGACTCCACTGCTCTGCTTCACCTTTTTACCCGATTGCGCGAGAGCTGGTCGCTAGATATAACAGCAGCACATCTGAACCATGCCTTGCGCGGGGAACAAAGCGATGCGGATGAATCCCACTGCCGACAGGTGTGCACCGAGTGGCGTGTACCTTTCTTCTCCCGTAAGGTGGAAGTGGAACAGCAAGCGAGACAGCGGCGCCTCAGCATAGAAGTAGCAGCCCGCGAAGCGCGCTATGCCTTCCTGCACGAGGTAGCCGACGCCATCGAAGCGGACGCTATTGCGCTCGGACATACCCGTGATGACCAAGTGGAAACCGTGTTGCTGAATCTAACACGCGGCACCGGAACCGCCGGGCTTGCGGGTATGCCCGTGCGCCGGGGCAGGATTGTTCGCCCACTGTTGCAAACGAGCCGCCAGCAGATACGTGCCTATTGTGCTTTGCACGGCTTGCGTTTCGTAGAAGACGTCTCCAATCTGGACCCGCGCTACAGCCGCAACCGTATCCGTCACCGCGTGCTTCCCGAAATGCGTTGCATCAACCCGCGAGCGGACGAGGCAATAGAACGGCTAGCAAGGGTGCTGAGGGAGGAAGAGAACTGGTGGCAGGGCTATCTCCAGAACATGGAGCCGGAATTCACGCTCCACCGCACGGAAAGCGAATGGTATCTATCGCTCGACTGGCTGGTGGGGCAACCGGAAGCTGTGCAGAGACGGGTGATTCGCTATGCAGTGCAACAGCTATCCCCGAACGGCAGGGAACTGGAGTTCGAGCAGGTAGAAAGACTTCGTGAAGCGATGCGTACGCGCAGCCGAGCTGGGGTGACGCTGCATGGGGGACAGCTGCACGTTGCCGTCAGCCAGCGTACGTTGAAAGTGTGGTGGAAACGCGATGTGCCTTCTGTCGCGTATGAAATGGTGGTACAGATACCCGGTGAGACACCCATCCCACCTGCGGGGGTCACCCTGTTTGCCGAATATTCGGTGTTACCTGACGCCCACCTATGGCGTCAAGATAATTGGGAAGTGTGGTGCGATGCCTCTCAAATCAGTGGACAGCTGGTGGCAAGGAGCTGGCGTCGCGGCGATCGGGTACAGCCTGTAGGTATGTTGGGACATCGCAAACTTTCCGATATCTTTGTGGATAGGAAAGTGCCCATTCATCTGCGCCAGCGGGTACCCGTTGTGTGCGACGACGAGGGCATCGTGTGGGTGGTGGGGCTGTGCCTGGCGCACCGGGTGCGTTGTACCCCTGAGACGAGACAGACCGTCCATCTGTGGGCTCAGCCCCGTGGGGGATGGTAA
- a CDS encoding transporter, translated as MRSYRYLDIITVSFVVVLLLSNIVAVKPVRLFNFLHMDLDGGTLLFPISYIFGDVLVEVYGYARSRRVIWMGFGFNLLAALLFWVIVLLPPSPEWHMQDAFAMILGQTPRIVAGSLIAFWCGEFANSYVMAKMKILTGGQFLWTRTIGSTVIGQAVDTILFQTIAFAGVWDTKLLLRVILWNYTAKVLYEAIATPITYAVVGFLKRAEQEDYYDYDTNFNPFALKA; from the coding sequence ATGCGCTCTTATCGATATCTGGACATCATCACGGTCAGCTTTGTGGTGGTATTGCTGTTATCTAACATCGTGGCGGTGAAGCCGGTGCGCTTGTTTAACTTCCTGCACATGGACCTAGACGGCGGCACCTTGCTGTTTCCCATCTCGTACATCTTCGGTGACGTGCTGGTAGAGGTATACGGTTATGCCCGCTCGCGGCGGGTCATCTGGATGGGATTTGGTTTTAACCTGCTGGCGGCGTTGCTCTTCTGGGTGATAGTGCTGTTGCCCCCGTCGCCTGAATGGCACATGCAGGACGCCTTCGCGATGATTTTAGGGCAGACACCACGTATCGTGGCGGGTAGCCTGATCGCCTTCTGGTGCGGCGAGTTCGCAAATTCCTACGTGATGGCGAAGATGAAGATTTTGACCGGTGGACAGTTTTTGTGGACGCGCACCATCGGCAGCACGGTGATAGGACAGGCGGTGGACACCATCCTGTTCCAGACCATCGCCTTCGCCGGCGTGTGGGATACCAAACTGCTACTGCGGGTCATCCTGTGGAACTACACGGCGAAGGTGCTGTACGAAGCGATAGCTACGCCCATCACCTATGCGGTCGTGGGCTTCCTGAAGAGAGCGGAGCAAGAAGACTACTACGACTACGACACCAACTTCAACCCGTTTGCGTTGAAGGCGTAG
- the argH gene encoding argininosuccinate lyase, with protein MSKLWGGRFEKETDEAVEAFTASIGVDARLWEVDIRGSIAHARMLGKIGVLTPEETEAIITGLQALREDISAGKVVFDPKAEDIHSEIERLLTERIGVVAGKLHTARSRNDQVATDTRLYLRDSIVTLSERIRQLQAWLVDTAENHLYTVLPGCTHLQHAQPISLAHHLMAYFWMLQRDRERLADCRKRVNQMPLGSAALAGTSFPVDRQMVAEELGFDGVCENSMDAVSDRDFVVEFLSCAALVMTHLSRMAEELILWSTPEFGFVELDDSVTTGSSIMPQKKNPDVAELIRARTGRVVADLTGALVMLKALPLSYNRDLQEDKGFLFDALDTTLSTVALMHLMLSRARFRTDRMRQAVRGDFSNATDLADYLARKGMPFRQAHEVVGHVVQYCLKQGVALEDLRLEQLRQFSELFEADVLQALQPEAVMGARRSRGGTAPEAVREQIALAQMLLGGDSD; from the coding sequence ATGAGCAAGCTGTGGGGAGGGCGTTTCGAAAAGGAGACAGACGAAGCGGTGGAGGCGTTTACCGCTTCTATCGGCGTAGATGCGCGGCTGTGGGAGGTGGACATCCGCGGCAGCATCGCGCACGCACGCATGCTGGGTAAAATCGGCGTGCTGACGCCCGAAGAAACGGAGGCTATTATCACCGGGTTGCAGGCGTTACGGGAGGACATCTCGGCAGGCAAGGTTGTTTTTGACCCCAAAGCGGAGGACATCCACTCGGAGATAGAACGCCTGCTCACCGAGCGCATCGGCGTAGTGGCTGGCAAACTGCACACTGCCCGCAGCCGTAACGACCAGGTGGCTACCGACACACGGCTCTACTTGCGGGATAGTATCGTTACGCTGAGCGAGCGGATACGGCAACTGCAGGCGTGGCTGGTAGATACCGCCGAAAACCACTTGTATACCGTTCTGCCCGGCTGTACGCACCTGCAACACGCGCAGCCGATAAGCCTCGCCCACCATCTGATGGCATATTTCTGGATGCTCCAGCGTGACCGCGAGCGGCTGGCGGACTGCCGCAAGCGGGTGAACCAGATGCCTCTGGGTAGCGCCGCGCTGGCAGGTACATCCTTTCCGGTAGACCGGCAGATGGTGGCGGAGGAACTGGGCTTCGATGGAGTATGCGAGAACAGCATGGATGCGGTCTCCGACCGCGATTTCGTGGTGGAGTTCCTCTCCTGCGCCGCCCTGGTGATGACACACCTCTCACGCATGGCGGAAGAACTGATCCTGTGGAGCACGCCCGAATTCGGCTTCGTAGAACTGGATGATAGCGTGACCACTGGCAGCAGCATTATGCCACAGAAGAAGAACCCCGACGTGGCGGAGCTGATACGTGCACGCACCGGGCGTGTGGTAGCAGACCTGACCGGTGCGCTGGTGATGCTTAAGGCTCTGCCTCTTTCCTATAACCGCGACCTGCAAGAGGACAAAGGCTTCCTGTTTGACGCGCTGGACACCACCCTCTCCACTGTTGCACTGATGCACTTAATGCTGTCGCGGGCGCGGTTCCGCACCGACCGCATGCGCCAGGCGGTCCGCGGCGATTTTTCCAACGCTACCGACCTCGCGGACTATCTGGCGCGCAAGGGCATGCCCTTCCGACAGGCGCACGAGGTGGTGGGGCACGTGGTCCAGTACTGCCTGAAACAGGGGGTTGCGCTCGAGGATTTGCGCCTAGAGCAGTTGCGCCAGTTTAGCGAGCTGTTTGAGGCGGACGTCCTGCAGGCGTTACAGCCCGAAGCGGTGATGGGTGCAAGACGCTCACGCGGGGGCACCGCGCCAGAGGCGGTGCGAGAACAAATAGCCCTCGCTCAAATGTTGCTGGGAGGTGATTCCGACTGA
- the xerD gene encoding tyrosine recombinase XerD has translation MENVCLRIADTTPLCQVLHLWLEACASKGVSRKTLKTYRTQVEPFVFYLVSQGCATLDDVTPQHIRRWLLYWREQGVSAETLWDYYRNPRTFWNWCVREGLTEHNPFAKVEPPRRARTVKQALSPEEVEKLLRACEGKHWTDLRNRALVLCLVSTGLRVHEALSLTVGHASQETVVITGKGNKQRVVVLSVELRLALQRYLKALKAQRKLNLDASSPLWWSTTGKPMTLDGLKVTIRKLGAKAGMKLGAHCLRRTFGTWCIVNGMNPQVVKEFLGHSDLSTTMLYLNLTERDLLEAYRAHDPLRLLKR, from the coding sequence ATGGAGAACGTCTGCTTGCGCATCGCTGACACAACCCCGCTGTGTCAAGTTTTGCACCTGTGGCTTGAGGCGTGTGCCAGTAAAGGTGTCAGCCGGAAGACCCTCAAGACCTACCGCACACAGGTGGAACCCTTTGTATTCTACCTCGTTTCGCAAGGGTGTGCAACCCTTGACGACGTGACCCCTCAGCACATTCGCCGTTGGCTTCTCTACTGGCGCGAGCAAGGTGTGTCGGCAGAAACCCTCTGGGATTACTACCGCAACCCGCGAACATTCTGGAACTGGTGTGTTCGCGAGGGACTGACCGAACACAACCCCTTCGCGAAGGTGGAACCGCCCAGGCGGGCGCGAACCGTCAAGCAGGCACTCAGCCCCGAAGAGGTGGAGAAACTGCTCCGCGCCTGCGAGGGCAAGCACTGGACAGACTTGCGCAACCGTGCTCTGGTGCTGTGTCTGGTGTCCACCGGCTTGCGCGTGCACGAAGCCCTGTCGCTGACCGTCGGACACGCCTCGCAGGAGACGGTAGTCATCACCGGCAAAGGCAACAAGCAGCGCGTGGTGGTGCTAAGTGTTGAACTGCGACTCGCCCTGCAACGCTACTTGAAAGCCCTCAAGGCGCAACGCAAGCTGAATCTGGACGCCAGCAGTCCCCTGTGGTGGAGCACCACAGGCAAGCCCATGACACTGGACGGATTGAAGGTGACCATCCGCAAACTGGGTGCGAAGGCAGGCATGAAACTGGGGGCGCACTGCCTGAGGCGCACTTTCGGCACGTGGTGCATCGTGAACGGCATGAACCCTCAGGTGGTGAAGGAGTTTCTCGGGCACAGCGACCTGTCAACGACCATGCTGTACCTGAACCTGACCGAACGTGACCTGCTGGAAGCCTACCGAGCACACGACCCTCTGCGCCTGCTCAAACGGTGA
- a CDS encoding phosphatidate cytidylyltransferase, whose product MTELAKRVLTAVIAIPLLLFALLGPPTAALPEGSTWVALVMLIALLGTVEMLSAVERRYPKVRVNRLLAMLSVYLPFDAWLNTQQQESFLSAARLTAVGAMLVAFGWEVWQAERRKTLAVWQNVGAAALIALYLGLLLSTWVRLRLADGGCARQGEWLSEGVRLVLLACASVWACDTLAYFVGRRFGRTQIAPLLSPRKSWEGAGAGVLGGAAAAALIAGWLDIPLFSSLVLGVASVCAGQIGDLFESALKRELEVKDFGGLLPGHGGVMDRLDSLLFALPVVYLLSLFLPICS is encoded by the coding sequence ATGACGGAGCTGGCTAAGCGCGTGCTGACTGCTGTTATCGCTATTCCCCTGTTGCTGTTTGCGCTGTTAGGACCGCCGACTGCGGCACTGCCTGAAGGAAGCACATGGGTTGCGCTGGTAATGTTGATAGCGTTGCTGGGCACGGTGGAAATGCTCTCTGCGGTGGAGAGGCGGTACCCAAAGGTGCGAGTGAACCGTCTGCTGGCGATGTTATCGGTGTATCTGCCCTTTGACGCCTGGCTGAACACGCAACAGCAGGAGTCCTTTCTATCGGCTGCGCGTTTAACTGCCGTCGGCGCGATGCTGGTGGCTTTTGGGTGGGAAGTATGGCAGGCGGAACGGCGCAAAACGCTGGCTGTTTGGCAAAACGTCGGCGCGGCTGCGCTCATCGCGCTGTACCTTGGACTGCTACTAAGCACGTGGGTGAGGCTACGTCTGGCGGACGGTGGATGTGCTCGACAGGGGGAGTGGCTGTCAGAGGGTGTTCGGCTGGTGTTGCTTGCCTGTGCATCGGTGTGGGCGTGCGATACGCTGGCGTACTTTGTGGGCAGGCGGTTTGGACGCACGCAGATAGCTCCTCTACTCAGCCCGCGTAAGAGTTGGGAAGGCGCAGGCGCAGGAGTGCTCGGTGGAGCAGCTGCTGCAGCTCTGATTGCAGGATGGCTGGATATCCCGCTGTTTTCATCGCTGGTGCTGGGGGTGGCGTCAGTGTGCGCCGGGCAGATTGGCGACCTGTTCGAAAGCGCGCTGAAGCGCGAGCTGGAAGTGAAAGACTTTGGCGGGTTACTTCCCGGTCACGGTGGGGTGATGGACCGGCTGGATAGCCTGCTGTTCGCTTTACCGGTTGTTTACCTGCTGAGCCTCTTCTTACCGATTTGCTCGTAG